One Candidatus Eisenbacteria bacterium genomic region harbors:
- a CDS encoding redoxin domain-containing protein encodes MRGFIIALLLAGAMTPLSPIAVMGQAPQGAPPVPADLKPGVWKADPALAEILRAFEQLQNEQAVRAHVADVEKLLEKHPDWLDLHRHYISLSRMTNEWAKIEPTYRAKSAADPSNVDLLFLANLFERTPSAETVLRGILSKEPQHFHARCVLGIFLLSGPAPRVDEGFGLLFDAVRARPDHPYGYQTLAAAYEMMKDYESAIKVRRLSQLTEPGAFQPVQFEARDLEMAGRPEEALARIEAFAKEHPENRRARKTLIEIHKQQGRPEVALRAQLELAEMASDDPGEALNAAKALASSDVQQGLDWLKKAAQRGFDDHRLLMKDPEIAPLRENPEFAPILEKVTKEHGKRLPERREATLSHMISMPAPAFQVLTLDSATVRLADLKGKVVVLDFWATWCGPCRETLPMVRQIHDQMKDRPVQVLCMNVWEKDPGRSRVAPYWKENGYPMTVGLASMEDATGYAVQGIPTLFVLDQQGQIRFRHVGYTPYMDEEVSWVIEKLLREGDRGENLR; translated from the coding sequence ATGCGCGGCTTCATCATCGCTCTTCTTCTCGCGGGGGCCATGACCCCGCTCTCCCCCATCGCCGTGATGGGACAGGCCCCCCAGGGGGCGCCCCCCGTCCCGGCAGATCTGAAGCCGGGGGTCTGGAAGGCCGATCCCGCTCTCGCCGAGATCCTCAGGGCCTTCGAGCAGCTCCAGAACGAGCAGGCGGTCCGCGCGCATGTCGCCGACGTCGAGAAGCTCCTCGAGAAGCACCCCGACTGGCTCGATCTTCACAGGCACTACATCAGTCTGTCCCGAATGACCAACGAGTGGGCGAAGATCGAGCCGACCTACAGAGCGAAGTCGGCCGCGGACCCCTCGAACGTCGATCTCCTCTTTCTCGCCAACCTGTTCGAGCGGACCCCCTCCGCAGAGACTGTCCTGCGCGGGATCCTGAGCAAGGAGCCCCAGCACTTCCACGCCCGGTGCGTGCTCGGCATCTTCCTGCTGTCCGGACCCGCCCCGCGCGTGGACGAGGGGTTCGGCCTCCTCTTCGACGCGGTGCGGGCCCGCCCCGATCATCCCTATGGATACCAGACGCTGGCGGCCGCCTACGAGATGATGAAGGACTATGAGTCGGCCATCAAAGTGCGCAGGCTCTCCCAGCTCACGGAGCCGGGCGCGTTTCAGCCTGTGCAGTTCGAGGCCCGCGACCTCGAGATGGCGGGCCGCCCGGAGGAGGCGCTCGCGCGCATCGAGGCCTTCGCGAAGGAACACCCCGAGAACAGGCGGGCCCGCAAGACGCTGATCGAGATCCACAAGCAGCAGGGCCGCCCGGAGGTGGCGCTTCGGGCGCAGCTCGAGCTGGCCGAGATGGCTTCGGATGACCCCGGCGAGGCGCTCAACGCGGCGAAGGCCCTCGCCTCGAGCGACGTGCAGCAGGGTCTGGACTGGCTCAAGAAGGCGGCGCAACGCGGGTTCGACGATCACCGCCTCCTCATGAAGGATCCGGAGATCGCCCCGCTTCGAGAGAATCCCGAGTTCGCCCCAATCCTCGAGAAGGTCACGAAGGAGCATGGAAAGAGGCTTCCGGAGCGGAGGGAAGCGACGCTCTCCCACATGATCTCCATGCCCGCGCCCGCCTTCCAGGTGCTGACGCTCGACAGCGCCACCGTGAGGCTGGCCGACCTCAAGGGCAAGGTCGTCGTGCTCGACTTCTGGGCCACCTGGTGCGGGCCATGCAGGGAGACGTTGCCGATGGTCAGGCAGATCCACGACCAGATGAAGGACCGTCCTGTCCAGGTCCTCTGCATGAACGTCTGGGAAAAGGACCCGGGCAGATCGCGCGTCGCCCCGTACTGGAAGGAAAACGGCTACCCGATGACCGTAGGCCTCGCAAGCATGGAGGACGCGACGGGATACGCCGTGCAGGGGATCCCGACGCTCTTCGTTCTCGACCAGCAGGGGCAGATCCGCTTTCGCCACGTGGGCTACACGCCCTACATGGACGAGGAGGTCTCCTGGGTCATCGAGAAGCTCCTCAGGGAAGGGGACAGGGGCGAGAACCTCCGCTAA